One Arthrobacter sp. zg-Y1110 DNA segment encodes these proteins:
- a CDS encoding ParA family protein: MRVVAVANQKGGAGKSTTVMNLAAVAAEHSKVLVVDVDPQKSVTTWAETADQLPEDKKLPFDVVSETDPTLLKQMRDLDYDTIYVDTPGNLDNSEVLKAVVDNSDFVLLPTEPAALAMLPLINTFNTVVKPSGLDYRVLVTQVDSRSITDATEAQETLREYGLKVMKSYVRSYKIHERAPMTGNVATTYETSRNAEKAAGDYKDVARELLSVWVKESRG; this comes from the coding sequence ATGAGGGTCGTGGCCGTTGCCAATCAAAAAGGCGGTGCAGGAAAATCCACCACCGTGATGAACCTTGCCGCCGTAGCCGCGGAGCACTCCAAAGTGCTTGTCGTGGATGTGGACCCGCAGAAGTCAGTCACGACATGGGCCGAGACTGCGGACCAGCTGCCCGAAGACAAGAAGCTGCCCTTTGACGTCGTCAGCGAAACCGACCCCACCCTCCTGAAGCAGATGCGGGACCTGGACTACGACACCATCTACGTCGACACCCCCGGCAACCTGGACAACTCCGAAGTCCTCAAGGCCGTGGTCGACAATTCCGACTTCGTACTTCTGCCGACCGAGCCTGCAGCCCTGGCGATGCTTCCCCTCATCAATACGTTCAATACCGTGGTGAAACCCAGCGGCCTCGATTACCGGGTCCTTGTCACCCAGGTCGATTCCAGGTCGATTACCGATGCGACTGAAGCCCAGGAGACGCTGCGCGAGTATGGGCTGAAGGTCATGAAGTCCTATGTCCGGTCCTACAAGATCCATGAGCGGGCGCCCATGACCGGAAATGTTGCCACCACGTACGAGACCAGCCGCAACGCCGAGAAGGCCGCAGGCGATTACAAAGACGTAGCACGGGAGCTGCTGAGCGTCTGGGTCAAAGAGAGCAGGGGATAG